One Fundulus heteroclitus isolate FHET01 chromosome 11, MU-UCD_Fhet_4.1, whole genome shotgun sequence DNA segment encodes these proteins:
- the LOC105927787 gene encoding transcriptional regulator ATRX has product MSALRGTSSNKLNLLVDKLHEYLAHSCIEDSNGSPTSEDSNGQTNKPFSVGNTRMDNVTETGLDTRYSRRKPSVVVKHSGLDESGDSNASEDFDLPVTSNGHPDVNRLPKGTVLVRPEPVDNGRDEFRGPEFRSRKPGVLRREFSKKRSGGQHVGIVSCTACGRQVNHFRRDSLYQHPVLKVLICKACYKYYSSDDISKDGDGMDEQCRWCAEGGNLICCDYCSNAFCKKCILRNLGRKELSSILESKWYCYVCSPEPLFDLVMACDTVLENVEPLWSQQRRRNRAEPEKSELYHALSPRLPQNIPLDKWDHSGMDGSVVFNYNSLQVSKDVTKKAKHLVDSTNAVNQTFIGFIETVTANPQAPRVRAAYLNSFLAVVKGLRKSLAALEDSLKEEFSDLDVASNWEKILSKDCNHLLTNAGTELDRSDERRLSGLQKLAAEHFDDNDSDSKGYIDLTVSDDCSGKELDPCPQNIGLKPCSSEVDMSKKLIVQLTPVPVEQKQSPGVPNMEDGFPEEGKKSKEKDVSEDEERGKANVKDERPIDNTNTPLFLKEKQGNRRSPRLKTTPLRRQSDIIPKPSLSGGDSESDSDPEETANAVPATDNDEQNLSRSRDDSDSDEVPAALLERAAMTQSSDEPQSDQDGSEAPPEKVAKKCLFWLTKNSPMSPESLRRKRKMLDRSSESELSSRAVKARQESGTDSSSDDQDPQKEIQHLSTVRTIGKPHLRRREEEGGVRKQKRMQTRKSKGKPPQDMTDSSSSLSDDEQDDDSESDMSDQKMKPITEDVASLGVAAFQQSSGDEEQSGPSWAAEDDEDPENRIAKILLLAQIKANLSSDGDISSEGETQEDQSDSDGDGEPSQGNEDNATNEHGEDQASSDNMLDEPKSTHPLLRHKLSLDEGASSDKAEPEGEVGMQMKRRTKRKRPFSGSEGYSEGSDAMEMSEVLSESEDEAGDDGLHSSSSDRKEKKTAYSFKPKSEVPCIWLSDSSTEKSDEEGANEENSESILTPKGRRKIRKIIDYEGLRAETQEALREEEERRLRLAERVQQMEDWREITVIPDELSQVDCPVTTKLVLDQDEETKKPLVQVHRNLVTSLKPHQVDGVKFIWDSCCESVKKANSSPGSGCVLAHCMGLGKTLQVVAFLHTVLLSSSLKFRTALVVCPLNTVLNWVSEFKKWQHNLGEDTVRVSELATVKDHVERLRALQRWQRQGGLMIMGYELYRILSQNTQFTNEEWKKELKSALVDPGPDFVICDEGHILRNEASRISKAMNAIRTQRRVVLTGTPLQNNLVEYHCMVNFIKKNLLGCLSEFRNRFINPIQNGQCADSTPKDVRIMKKRAHVLHAVLAGCVQRRDYSELAQFLPPKHEYVLLVRISPLQHKLYRYYLDHVANKERFTGEASTTSKTKPRTGVNLFKDFQVLGRIWSHPWCLHLTDLTKVNSKTNSLKKNLFQMAAQLLNAEAILAKSGLEENKEKEVNKIGNGTMSAEVPQIPRVVEGEEAAISSESQSPKQPWYKHLLSESDAKIMEHSGKMVLLFEILQMAEDLEEKVLVFSQSLVSLNLIEEFLTASHKARDPSSSLKKGRWIKDVDYYRLDGSTSASLRKKWADQFNNTDNFRGRLFLISTRAGSLGINLVAANRVVIFDASWNPSYDVQSIYRVYRFGQLKQVFVYRLLAQGTMEEKIYDRQVTKQSLSNRVIDHQQIERHFTLFELTELYTFEPDLLDDPNSKKSKRPTPILPKDSILAQLLQICKDWIVSYHEHESLLDHKQDEELSEAERKAAWAEYEAESNSAKLQASSNLDTLHRKTNEQLLELLNSSRTSLSVALQNLQKIRTHAIEDYIAQLRLQYPLLAEAELLIKAELWKQADDNRREVSQAVYRDSLTQYQSLTLKIQAILKSRRTPVAPASLNASHQPG; this is encoded by the exons ATGTCTGCTCTAAG AGGTACGTCCAGCAACAAGCTGAATCTATTGGTCGACAAGCTTCATGAATATTTGGCTCATTCCTGCATCGAGGACAGCAATGGCTCCCCAACATCAGAGGACTCGAATG gtcaaacaaacaaaccgtTTTCTGTGGGGAACACAAGAATGGATAATGTTACAGAG ACTGGCCTGGACACTAGATACTCAAGGAG AAAACCTTCAGTAGTTGTGAAGCATTCTGGACTGGATGAATCTGGAGACTCAAACGCAAGCGAAGACTTTGATCTTCCTGTCACCTCAAATGGTCACCCTGATGTCAATAGATTGCCTAAAG GTACCGTGCTGGTCAGACCTGAGCCAGTGGACAATGGAAGAGATGAATTCAGAGGTCCAGAGTTTCGTAGTCGCAAGCCAGGAGTCCTTCGGAGGGAGTTTTCAAAGAAACGTTCAG GAGGGCAACACGTGGGAATTGTGTCTTGCACTGCGTGTGGCCGACAAGTTAACCATTTCCGGAGAGATTCCCTTTATCAACACCCGGTTCTGAAAGTACTAATTTGCAAG gcGTGCTACAAATACTACTCAAGTGACGATATCAGCAAGGATGGAGATGGGATGGACGAGCAGTGCAG GTGGTGTGCTGAAGGAGGCAACCTGATCTGCTGCGACTACTGCAGCAACGCCTTCTGCAAGAAGTGCATTCTCAGAAACCTGGGACGGAAGGAGCTGTCCAGCATCTTGGAGAGCAAATGGTACTGCTACGTGTGCAGCCCAGAGCCGCTGTTCGACCTGGTGATGGCGTGCGACACCGTCCTGGAGAACGTGGAGCCCCTGTGGTCCCAGCAGCGGAGGAGGAACCGAGCGGAGCCGGAGAAGTCGGAGCTGTACCACGCGCTGTCGCCGCGCCTGCCGCAGAACATCCCGTTGGACAAATGGGATCACAGTGGCATGGACGGCAGCGTGGTCTTCAACTACAACAGCCTGCAGGTTTCTAAAGATGTGACCAAAAAGGCCAAACATCTGGTAGACTCGACTAACGCCGTGAACCAAACCTTCATCGGTTTCATAGAGACGGTCACGGCGAACCCACAAGCGCCTCGTGTCCGCGCCGCGTACCTGAACTCCTTCTTAGCCGTAGTTAAAGGCCTGCGGAAGTCTCTGGCGGCGCTGGAGGACAGCCTTAAAGAGGAGTTTAGTGACCTGGATGTGGCGAGCAACTGGGAGAAGATCCTCAGCAAAGATTGCAACCACCTCCTGACAAACGCAGGCACGGAGCTGGACCGGTCCGACGAAAGGCGCCTGAGTGGCTTGCAGAAACTGGCCGCCGAGCACTTTGACGACAACGACTCTGACTCCAAAGGGTACATTGACCTAACCGTCTCAGACGACTGCTCCGGGAAGGAACTGGACCCGTGTCCTCAGAACATCGGCCTGAAGCCGTGCTCCAGCGAGGTGGACATGTCGAAGAAGCTCATCGTCCAACTCACACCTGTGCCCGTGGAGCAGAAACAATCACCCGGCGTCCCCAACATGGAGGACGGCTTCCCAGAGGAGGGGAAAAAGTCCAAGGAGAAGGATGTGTCCGAAGATGAAGAAAGAGGCAAAGCAAATGTGAAAGATGAGAGACCCATCGACAACACTAACACGCCCCTCTTCCTGAAGGAGAAGCAGGGCAACAGGCGGTCCCCCCGTTTGAAGACCACTCCGTTGCGGCGGCAGAGTGACATCATACCCAAGCCGTCGCTCTCGGGAGGAGACAGCGAGAGCGACTCTGACCCCGAGGAGACGGCCAACGCGGTCCCCGCCACGGACAACGACGAGCAAAACCTGAGCAGGTCGAGAGACGACTCCGACTCGGACGAGGTCCCCGCCGCGCTGCTGGAGCGGGCGGCGATGACGCAAAGCTCGGACGAGCCTCAGAGCGACCAGGACGGGAGCGAAGCGCCGCCCGAGAAGGTGGCCAAGAAATGTCTGTTTTGGCTCACCAAGAACAGCCCCATGTCGCCCGAGAGCCTGCGGCGGAAACGCAAGATGCTGGACCGCTCCTCCGAGTCCGAGCTGAGCAGCAGAGCGGTGAAAGCTCGCCAGGAGAGCGGCACGGACTCCTCCAGCGACGATCAGGACCCTCAGAAGGAAATACAGCACCTGAGTACGGTGAGGACAATCGGGAAGCCTCACCTCAggaggagagaagaggaaggcgGGGTGAGGAAGCAGAAGAGGATGCAAACCAGGAAGTCTAAGGGGAAACCTCCTCAGGACATGACTGACTCGTCGTCTTCGCTGAGCGACGACGAGCAAGACGACGACTCTGAGAGCGACATGAGCGACCAGAAGATGAAGCCAATCACAGAAGACGTGGCGTCGCTCGGAGTAGCAGCTTTCCAACAATCATCAG GCGATGAAGAGCAGTCTGGGCCCTCGTGGGCAGCAGAAGACGACGAAGATCCTGAAAATAG aaTCGCTAAGATATTGCTATTGGCCCAAATTAAAGCCAACCTCTCTTCGGATGGGGACATTTCTTCTGAAGGGGAAACTCAGGAGGATCAGTCTGACTCGGATGGCGACGGGGAACCTAGTCAAGGCAATGAGGATAATGCGACAAATGAACACG GAGAGGACCAGGCTTCATCAGACAACATGCTTGATGAGCCAAAGTCCACACACCCTCTTCTCCGCCACAAGCTCTCACTAGATGAGGGAGCTTCAAGTGACAAGGCAGAGCCTGAGGGTGAAGTAGGGATGCAGATGAAAAGAAGAACCAAGCGGAAACGGCCTTTTT CTGGCAGTGAAGGTTATAGTGAAGGTAGTGATGCGATGGAGATGAGCGAGGTGCTGAGCGAGTCCGAGGATGAGGCTGGTGATGACGGACTTCACAG ctccagttctgaccgaaaagaaaagaaaacggcTTATAGTTTTAAACCGAAGTCGGAAGTGCCTTGCATTTGGTTGTCTGACTCCAGTACTGAAAAG AGCGACGAAGAGGGAGCAAATGAGGAGAACAGCGAAAGTATACTTACCCCAAAAGGACGCAGAAAGATTCGCAAGATTATCGACTATGAGGGCCTCCGTGCTGAGACTCAAGAAGCcctgagagaggaggaggagagacgtCTGCGTTTGGCTGAGAGAGTGCAACAGATGGAGGATTGGAGAGAG ATAACTGTAATCCCAGATGAGCTGTCTCAAGTAGACTGTCCCGTCACAACCAAGCTGGTCCTGGACCAGGATGAAGAGACCAAGAAGCCACTTGTTCAGGTGCACAGGAACCTGGTTACCAGCCTGAAGCCTCACCAAGTGGACG GTGTCAAGTTCATTTGGGACAGTTGTTGCGAGTCTGTGAAGAAGGCCAACTCGTCTCCCGGATCAGGATGTGTCCTGGCACACTGCATGGGTTTGGGCAAGACTCTCCAG GTGGTGGCGTTCCTTCACACAGTTCTGCTCTCATCAAGCCTGAAGTTCAGAACAGCCTTGGTGGTTTGTCCGCTTAACACTGTCCTCAACTGGGTCAGTGAATTCAAGAAATGGCAGCACAACCTTGGAGAAGATACAGtcagg GTTTCAGAGCTGGCCACTGTAAAGGATCACGTGGAACGTCTTAGAGCTCTGCAGAGGTGGCAGAGACAAGGAGGACTTATGATAATGGGGTATGAGCTGTACCGCATCCTGTCGCAGAACACCCAGTTCACCAACGAGGAGtggaagaaggagctgaagagcGCATTAGTAGACCCAG GTCCAGACTTTGTGATTTGTGACGAGGGCCACATTCTTCGTAACGAAGCGTCGAGGATCTCCAAAGCCATGAACGCCATCAGGACCCAAAGGAGAGTGGTGCTAACTGGTACCCCGCTTCAAAACAACCTCGTGGAGT ACCACTGCATGGTCAATTTCATCAAGAAGAACCTCCTGGGCTGCCTGAGCGAGTTCAGAAACCGCTTCATCAACCCCATTCAGAACGGCCAGTGTGCCGACTCCACGCCCAAAGACGTGCGGATCATGAAGAAGCGCGCCCACGTTCTTCACGCGGTGTTGGCTGGATGtgtgcag AGAAGAGATTACTCGGAGCTAGCTCAGTTTCTGCCCCCCAAACACGAGTATGTACTGTTGGTGAGGATCTCCCCACTTCAGCACAAGCTGTACCGCTACTACCTGGACCATGTTGCAAACAAGGAGAGGTTTACAG GTGAAGCCTCCACGACCAGCAAAACAAAACCGAGAACCGGCGTCAACCTCTTCAAGGATTTCCAGGTCCTCGGTCGGATCTGGAGTCATCCGTGGTGCCTTCACCTCACCGACCTCACCAAAGTAAACAGCAAG ACGAATTCTCTCAAGAAGAATCTGTTTCAGATGGCAGCTCAGTTGTTAAACGCAGAGGCAATTTTAGCTAAGAG TGGACTTGAAGAGAATAAAGAGAAGGAAGTGAATAAGATCGGGAACGGCACCATGTCTGCTGAGGTGCCCCAAATACCCAGAGTGGTGGAAG GAGAAGAAGCAGCCATCAGCTCAGAGTCTCAGAGTCCCAAGCAGCCATGGTACAAGCATCTGCTGTCCGAAAGTGACGCCAAAATCATGGAGCATTCGGGGAAAATGGTGCTTTTGTTTGAAATCCTCCAGATGGCCGAAGACCTGGAGGAAAAAGT GCTGGTGTTCAGTCAGTCCTTGGTCTCACTAAACCTCATTGAAGAGTTCCTCACTGCTTCTCACAAGGCCAGAGACCCTTCATCATCCCTCAAAA AGGGCAGATGGATTAAAGACGTGGATTACTATCGGCTTGACGGCTCTACCAGCGCTTCATTAAGGAAGAAATGGGCTGATCAGTTTAATAACACAGACAACTTCCG AGGCAGATTGTTTCTGATTTCAACGAGAGCCGGCTCACTCGGGATCAACCTCGTGGCTGCTAACAGGGTCGTCATCTTCGACGCTTCGTGGAACCCGTCGTACGACGTACAGAGCATATACAGGGTGTATCGCTTTGGCCAGCTAAAACAAGTGTTTGTCTACCGCTTGTTGGCTCAG GGAACCATGGAGGAGAAGATCTACGATCGACAAGTGACCAAGCAGTCTCTCTCCAACCGAGTCATTGATCATCAACAGATCGAGAGACACTTCACTCTTTTTGAACTGACTGAGCTCTACACATTTGAGCCAGACCTCCTCGACGATCCAAACTCTAAGAAAAGCAAGAGACCGACGCCTATTCTACCAAAG GACAGCATCCTAGCACAGCTATTGCAGATCTGCAAAGACTGGATCGTGTCTTACCATGAGCACGAATCCCTACTGGACCACAAGCAGGACGAAGAGCTGAGCGAGGCAGAGCGCAAAGCTGCGTGGGCCGAGTACGAAGCCGAG TCAAACAGTGCCAAACTCCAAGCCAGCTCAAACCTGGACACGTTGCACAGGAAGACCAATGAGCAGCTactg GAACTCCTCAACTCAAGCAGAACAAGTTTATCAGTGGCTCTCCAGAACCTGCAGAAGATAAGGACTCACGCTATTGAAGACTACATCGCACAACTG cGCCTACAGTACCCCCTCCTGGCTGAGGCGGAGCTGCTGATCAAAGCTGAGCTCTGGAAACAGGCCGACGATAACAGACGGGAAGTCTCCCAGGCCGTTTATCGAGACTCTCTCACGCAGTATCAGTCG CTCACGCTCAAAATTCAGGCCATCCTCAAAAGCCGGCGAACTCCTGTGGCGCCCGCCTCTCTCAACGCTTCTCACCAGCCTGGGTAG